The following coding sequences lie in one Bacteroides helcogenes P 36-108 genomic window:
- a CDS encoding OmpA family protein, protein MKKIYLHKIYTILFFISVVCIGLPANAQKSSRNSTDGDNTHVGMKRTKKAWEIGIGGTGLQMTRFNVINFQTNDKDGYTINTSKRDLLFGGHLYVARELNSHFYLDLQGMLDYSSDPVRNGHESRWVGMAGLGFQWRLGEYFHSSYIDPFLRAGVNYMYKNFNVNYNGIEEFNRKEMGWNLSNDYNKEGDDKHNLLPISLGAGVNMWLNDRIGIGLQGDYLIMPYKHIANSWQGTVRFIWRIGGKSKKVKPEIRYVEKVVEKIIEKPTIVEKVVQAPPHANVLCDLFNNIYFEFDKADITEKSVSIINKIAQIMMTDTNKRYLITGCTDAKGSLQYNMGLSQRRANAVIKALTQQGVPSEMLKSRGVGKKISYAPQDASNEIREGDRKIIVEIITNMDYWNHIP, encoded by the coding sequence ATGAAAAAGATATACCTACATAAGATTTATACAATACTATTCTTTATTTCTGTTGTGTGCATCGGTTTGCCAGCCAATGCACAAAAGTCCTCAAGGAATAGTACAGATGGAGACAATACCCATGTTGGCATGAAACGTACTAAAAAAGCCTGGGAAATAGGTATAGGAGGTACAGGACTCCAAATGACACGCTTTAATGTGATTAATTTCCAAACAAACGATAAAGATGGCTATACTATAAATACAAGCAAAAGGGATCTCCTTTTTGGAGGACACCTGTATGTTGCCCGGGAGCTTAATTCTCATTTTTATCTGGACCTGCAGGGGATGTTGGATTATAGTTCAGACCCCGTACGCAATGGACACGAATCAAGGTGGGTAGGTATGGCAGGTTTGGGATTTCAATGGCGTCTGGGTGAGTACTTCCACTCCAGCTATATCGACCCTTTTCTGCGGGCAGGAGTGAACTATATGTATAAGAACTTCAACGTCAATTACAATGGAATAGAAGAATTCAACAGAAAGGAAATGGGATGGAATTTGTCAAACGACTACAATAAAGAGGGAGATGACAAACACAATCTGCTTCCCATTTCATTGGGAGCAGGAGTAAACATGTGGCTTAATGACAGAATCGGTATAGGGCTGCAGGGAGACTATCTTATAATGCCATACAAGCATATAGCTAACTCATGGCAAGGGACAGTACGGTTTATATGGCGTATCGGTGGCAAATCTAAAAAAGTAAAACCGGAAATCCGATATGTAGAAAAGGTTGTGGAGAAAATAATAGAGAAGCCTACTATTGTAGAAAAAGTAGTACAAGCCCCGCCCCATGCAAACGTATTGTGTGATTTATTTAACAATATATATTTTGAGTTTGACAAGGCAGACATAACGGAAAAATCGGTTAGCATTATTAATAAAATAGCCCAAATCATGATGACCGACACGAATAAGAGATATCTCATTACAGGATGTACCGATGCTAAAGGATCACTGCAATATAATATGGGATTGTCACAAAGACGTGCGAATGCCGTAATCAAGGCTCTCACTCAGCAAGGCGTTCCCAGTGAAATGTTAAAATCAAGAGGGGTAGGCAAAAAAATATCCTATGCTCCTCAAGATGCTTCCAATGAAATACGTGAAGGAGATCGCAAAATTATAGTCGAAATCATTACAAATATGGATTATTGGAATCATATACCATAA